The Sesamum indicum cultivar Zhongzhi No. 13 linkage group LG1, S_indicum_v1.0, whole genome shotgun sequence genome includes a window with the following:
- the LOC105164876 gene encoding pyrophosphate-energized vacuolar membrane proton pump-like — MALLPDLGTEIVIPVCAVIGIVFSLVQWFLVSRVKLSPERGGESAAKNGKNGYSDYLIEEEDGINDHGVVVKCAEIQSAISEGATSFLFTEYQYVGIFMVAFAILIFLFLGSVEGFSTKSQPCTFNKEKLCKPALATAIFSTVSFLLGAFTSVVSGFLGMKIATYANARTTLEARKGVGKAFIAAFRSGAVMGFLLAANGLLVLYIAINLFKLYYGDDWEGLFEAITGYGLGGSSMALFGRVGGGIYTKAADVGADLVGKVERNIPEDDPRNPAVIADNVGDNVGDIAGMGSDLFGSYAESSCAALVVASISSFGITHDFTAMCYPLLISSMGILVCLITTLFATDFFEIKAVKEIEPALKKQLIISTILMTVGIAIVTWTSLPSSFTIFNFGAQKVVKNWQLFLCVCVGLWAGLIIGFVTEYYTSNAYSPVQDVADSCRTGAATNVIFGLALGYKSVIIPIFAIAISIFVSFSFAAMYGIAVAALGMLSTIATGLAIDAYGPISDNAGGIAEMAGMSHRIRERTDALDAAGNTTAAIGKGFAIGSAALVSLALFGAFVSRASISTVDVLTPKVFIGLIVGAMLPYWFSAMTMKSVGSAALKMVEEVRRQFNTIPGLMEGHAKPDYATCVKISTDASIKEMIPPGALVMLTPLIVGIFFGVETLSGVLAGSLVSGVQIAISASNTGGAWDNAKKYIEAGASEHARTLGPKGSEPHKAAVIGDTIGDPLKDTSGPSLNILIKLMAVESLVFAPFFATHGGLLFKL; from the exons ATGGCGTTGCTTCCAGATCTGGGGACGGAAATCGTGATTCCGGTATGCGCTGTCATCGGCATCGTGTTCTCGCTCGTCCAGTGGTTCCTTGTTTCGCGCGTGAAGCTCTCGCCGGAGCGCGGCGGGGAGTCGGCTGCTAAAAATGGGAAGAATGGCTACAGTGACTACTTGATTGAGGAGGAGGACGGCATCAACGATCACGGCGTCGTCGTTAAGTGCGCCGAGATCCAGAGCGCTATTTCTGAGG GTGCAACTTCTTTCCTATTTACGGAATATCAATATGTGGGCATTTTTATGGTTGCTTTTGCAATCCTCATCTTCTTATTCTTGGGCTCAGTTGAGGGTTTCAGCACAAAGAGCCAGCCCTGCACTTTTAATAAGGAGAAGTTGTGCAAGCCAGCTCTTGCAACTGCTATCTTCAGTACAGTATCCTTCTTGCTTGGTGCTTTCACCTCTGTTGTTTCCGGTTTCCTTGGAATGAAAATTGCAACCTATGCAAATGCAAGGACGACATTGGAAGCTAGGAAAGGTGTTGGGAAAGCTTTTATTGCTGCATTTAGATCTGGAGCAGTTATGGGTTTTCTCCTTGCCGCAAATGGCCTATTGGTTCTGTATATTGCCATCAATCTATTCAAGCTCTACTATGGGGATGATTGGGAAGGTCTTTTTGAGGCAATTACCGGATATGGTCTTGGTGGATCCTCCATGGCTTTGTTTGGGAGAGTTGGGGGTGGTATTTATACTAAGGCTGCTGATGTTGGTGCAGATCTTGTTGGAAAGGTTGAAAGGAACATTCCTGAAGATGACCCCAGGAATCCTGCT gtgaTTGCTGACAATGTTGGTGATAATGTTGGAGATATTGCTGGAATGGGGTCAGATCTTTTTGGTTCATATGCTGAGTCATCATGTGCTGCTCTTGTTGTGGCTTCAATATCCTCTTTTGGAATTACTCATGACTTCACTGCAATGTGCTATCCATTGCTTATTAGTTCCATGGGTATTCTGGTTTGCTTAATCACTACTCTTTTTGCCACTGACTTTTTTGAGATAAAGGCAGTCAAGGAAATTGAGCCAGCATTAAAGAAGCAGCTCATTATCTCTACTATTCTTATGACTGTCGGAATTGCTATTGTCACCTGGACTTCCCTGCCATCATCCTTCACAATCTTCAATTTTGGTGCTCAGAAAGTTGTGAAGAACTG GCAGCTTTTCCTCTGTGTTTGTGTTGGGCTTTGGGCTGGACTTATCATTGGATTTGTGACTGAATATTACACCAGCAATGCTTACag CCCTGTGCAAGATGTTGCTGATTCCTGCAGGACAGGTGCTGCGACCAATGTTATATTTGGCCTTGCCTTGGGATACAAATCAGTTATAATTCCCATCTTTGCCATCGCAATCAGCATTTTTGTTAGTTTCAGCTTCGCTGCTATGTACGGTATTGCTGTAGCTGCTTTGGGGATGCTAAGCACTATCGCTACTGGGTTGGCTATTGATGCTTATGGCCCTATCAGTGATAATGCCGGAGGTATAGCTGAGATGGCTGGCATGAGCCACCGGATTCGTGAGAGAACTGACGCCCTTGATGCTGCTGGGAATACCACTGCGGCTATTGGCAAG GGATTTGCTATTGGATCTGCTGCACTTGTCTCATTGGCACTTTTCGGGGCCTTTGTGAGCCGTGCTTCAATTTCAACTGTTGATGTTTTGACCCCTAAGGTCTTCATTGGTCTAATTGTCGGTGCAATGCTTCCATACTGGTTCTCTGCCATGACCATGAAGAGTGTCGGCAGCGCAGCTTTGAAGATGGTTGAGGAAGTTCGTAGGCAGTTTAACACAATTCCCGGGCTCATGGAGGGTCATGCCAAGCCTGATTATGCTACATGCGTGAAGATCTCCACTGACGCATCAATTAAGGAAATGATTCCCCCCGGTGCACTCGTCATGCTCACCCCTCTGATTGTTGGGATCTTTTTTGGTGTTGAGACCCTCTCTGGCGTTCTTGCTGGTTCTCTTGTTTCTGGTGTCCAG ATTGCAATATCTGCATCCAACACAGGTGGTGCATGGGACAATGCTAAGAAGTACATTGAG GCTGGTGCTTCAGAGCATGCAAGAACTCTCGGCCCCAAGGGATCAGAACCACACAAGGCAGCTGTCATTGGAGACACAATCGGAGACCCTCTCAAGGACACATCAGGCCCTTCACTCAACATCCTTATCAAGCTAATGGCAGTCGAGTCACTCGTTTTTGCTCCCTTCTTTGCCACTCATGGTGGACTGCTATTTAAGCTCTGA
- the LOC105164884 gene encoding triphosphate tunel metalloenzyme 3-like → MEVEVKLRLASSAAHERLCGVLSPHHCRTHVQENLFFDGPNAELSSNLAVLRLRFYDLDSHCVLSLKSKPQISDGISRIEEQEEPLDPIFGRHCAAEPWRLLHIESSDIIKRVKVEFNVGARGLVGLGGFRNVRGVYEWSGLKLELDETHYSFGTCYEIECESSEPEEAKNLLEGLLSSNGIEYEYSEVSKFAIFRAGKLPG, encoded by the coding sequence ATGGAAGTAGAAGTCAAGCTCCGCCTTGCATCCTCCGCAGCCCACGAGCGCCTCTGTGGCGTCCTTTCCCCCCACCACTGCCGCACTCACGTCCAGGAGAACCTCTTCTTCGATGGTCCCAACGCTGAGCTCTCCTCCAACCTCGCTGTCCTCCGCCTCCGCTTCTACGACCTCGACTCCCACTGCGTCCTTTCCCTAAAATCCAAACCCCAAATCTCCGATGGAATCAGCCGCATTGAAGAGCAAGAGGAGCCCCTCGACCCCATCTTCGGCCGCCACTGCGCCGCCGAGCCGTGGCGCCTCCTTCACATCGAATCAtctgatattattaaaagagtGAAGGTGGAGTTTAATGTGGGCGCAAGAGGTTTGGTTGGTTTGGGGGGTTTTAGAAATGTGCGTGGGGTTTATGAGTGGAGTGGGCTGAAATTGGAGCTCGACGAGACGCATTATAGTTTTGGGACGTGTTATGAGATTGAATGTGAGAGTTCGGAACCGGAAGAggccaagaatttgcttgagGGGCTGTTGAGCAGCAATGGGATCGAGTATGAGTATTCCGAGGTATCTAAGTTCGCCATATTTCGGGCTGGAAAGTTGCCTGGTTGA
- the LOC105164892 gene encoding phosphopantothenoylcysteine decarboxylase subunit VHS3-like isoform X2, translating into MEVEKLCSACAVVQRVTCYSVLWAAQRSLLLLLLLSGTLLSDVNVFPSSLETDKRFPFGDHKKASEPEENKDAGESDDGEDDDEDDDDADDDDEDDDYSGEGSDGDDGGDSDDEVAANGDGGSDDNDNDDEDDDEDDEDDDDEDEDGESDEEEDKRPSKKKK; encoded by the exons ATGGAGGTCGAGAAGCTCTGCTCGGCTTGTGCTGTTGTGCAGAGGGTTACGTGCTATTCAGTTCTCTGGGCTGCCCAAAGATCTCTTCTATTGCTTCTTTTGTTG agTGGGACTCTGCTCAGTGATGTCAATGTATTCCCATCTTCGTTAGAGACGGACAAAAG ATTCCCATTTGGCGATCATAAGAAAGCCTCCGAGcctgaagaaaacaaagacGCTGGTGAAAGTGATGATGGtgaggatgatgatgaggacGATGATGATGCTGACGACGACGATGAGGATGATGATTATTCTGGAGAAGGGAGTGATGGTGATGATGGTGGAGATTCTGATGATGAGGTTGCTGCTAATGGAGATGGAGGGAGCGATGACAACGATAATGATGACGAGGATGACGACGAAGATGATGAGGATGACGATGATGAGGACGAGGATGGTGAGAGTGATGAAGAGGAAGATAAAAGaccatcaaagaaaaagaagtga
- the LOC105164892 gene encoding phosphopantothenoylcysteine decarboxylase subunit VHS3-like isoform X1, translating into MEVEKLCSACAVVQRVTCYSVLWAAQRSLLLLLLLSGTLLSDVNVFPSSLETDKRKSTICRFPFGDHKKASEPEENKDAGESDDGEDDDEDDDDADDDDEDDDYSGEGSDGDDGGDSDDEVAANGDGGSDDNDNDDEDDDEDDEDDDDEDEDGESDEEEDKRPSKKKK; encoded by the exons ATGGAGGTCGAGAAGCTCTGCTCGGCTTGTGCTGTTGTGCAGAGGGTTACGTGCTATTCAGTTCTCTGGGCTGCCCAAAGATCTCTTCTATTGCTTCTTTTGTTG agTGGGACTCTGCTCAGTGATGTCAATGTATTCCCATCTTCGTTAGAGACGGACAAAAG GAAGAGTACTATTTGCAGATTCCCATTTGGCGATCATAAGAAAGCCTCCGAGcctgaagaaaacaaagacGCTGGTGAAAGTGATGATGGtgaggatgatgatgaggacGATGATGATGCTGACGACGACGATGAGGATGATGATTATTCTGGAGAAGGGAGTGATGGTGATGATGGTGGAGATTCTGATGATGAGGTTGCTGCTAATGGAGATGGAGGGAGCGATGACAACGATAATGATGACGAGGATGACGACGAAGATGATGAGGATGACGATGATGAGGACGAGGATGGTGAGAGTGATGAAGAGGAAGATAAAAGaccatcaaagaaaaagaagtga
- the LOC105164907 gene encoding prostatic spermine-binding protein-like, whose product MEVEKLCSVSAVVQRVMCCSILWAAQRSLLLLLFLSGMALPDINAFPSPLATDKRFPFGDLNNATKSEETKDASDSDDSEEDDEDEDNDVDADDNDEDDDYSGEGSDGDDDGDPEDDVEANGDGGSDDDDDENDDDDEDDDDEDDDDEEEDESDEEEDKRPSKKKK is encoded by the exons ATGGAGGTGGAGAAGCTCTGCTCTGTCAGTGCTGTTGTGCAGAGGGTTATGTGCTGTTCGATTCTCTGGGCTGCCCAGAGATCtcttcttttgcttctttttctg aGTGGGATGGCTCTCCCTGACATCAACGCATTTCCATCTCCTTTAGCGACAGACAAAAG ATTTCCGTTTGGCGATCTTAACAATGCTACAAAATCTGAGGAAACCAAGGATGCTAGCGATAGTGATGACAGCGAGGAAGACGATGAGGATGAGGACAACGATGTTGATGCTGACGACaatgatgaggatgatgatTATTCTGGAGAAGGAAGTGACGGCGATGACGATGGAGATCCTGAAGATGATGTCGAGGCTAATGGTGATGGAGGCAGCGATGACGATGACGACGAGAATGATGACGACgatgaagatgatgacgaCGAGGATGACGACGATGAAGAAGAGGACGAGAGTGATGAAGAGGAAGACAAGCGACcatcaaagaagaagaagtga
- the LOC105164915 gene encoding sodium-coupled neutral amino acid transporter 1, which produces MDSNYSKLQVKDGNYQFKDPSFRLYSPDHGNGYLNPPNADDLDVEDVIDLDELPFIFGERKSGSGIYGAVFNLTTSVIGAGLMALPATMKVLGLILGVILIFLMGILSEISVEFLVRFSVQSKAATYGEVVQAALGRTARTLSEICIIINNAGVLVVYLIIIGDVMSGSLRHMGVLDQWWGHGFWDHRKIVILVVLVLFLAPLCALDKIDSLSTTSAASVALAVVYVVVAFIIAAIKLAEGKIEPPRMSPDFGSWSAILDFLVVIPIMSNAYVCHFNVQPIYNELEEPSPHKMYRIGRITTIICVLIYASTAIAGYLLFGKDTESDVLTNFDKDLGIRFSTALNYIVRIGYVLHLILVFPVVHFSLRQTVDTLIFEGLNPLSESRKRCLVITFVILGLIYLGSTTIPNIWTAFKFTGATTAVSLGFTFPSLIALRLSKVGSGLSQAERFLSWLMLTLAIIVSIAGVIGNIYTFQSN; this is translated from the coding sequence ATGGATAGCAATTACTCTAAATTACAGGTGAAAGATGGGAACTATCAGTTCAAAGATCCGTCTTTCAGATTGTATTCACCAGACCATGGTAATGGGTATTTGAATCCGCCGAATGCGGATGATTTAGATGTTGAAGATGTGATAGATCTAGACGAGCTACCGTTTATTTTCGGTGAAAGGAAATCTGGGTCGGGGATTTATGGTGCTGTTTTTAATCTTACGACCTCTGTTATTGGGGCTGGCCTCATGGCCTTGCCGGCCACCATGAAAGTTTTGGGCTTGATTTTGGGTGTAatcttgatatttttgatGGGTATTTTGTCTGAGATTAGTGTGGAATTTTTGGTCCGATTTTCTGTCCAAAGTAAGGCAGCCACATATGGGGAGGTTGTGCAGGCTGCATTGGGGAGGACGGCGAGGACTTTGTCAGAAATTTGCATAATAATCAACAATGCTGGTGTTTTGGTTGTGTATTTGATCATAATTGGGGATGTTATGTCGGGATCTCTCCGTCACATGGGTGTTTTAGATCAATGGTGGGGTCATGGTTTTTGGGATCATAGGAAGATAGTGATTCTAGTTGTTCTGGTGCTTTTTCTTGCGCCGTTATGTgctttggataaaattgattcCTTGAGCACAACTTCGGCTGCTTCTGTAGCACTTGCTGTGGTTTATGTTGTTGTTGCATTTATCATAGCTGCTATCAAGCTTGCTGAGGGAAAGATTGAGCCTCCAAGGATGTCGCCAGATTTTGGTTCCTGGAGCGccattcttgattttcttgtggTGATTCCTATCATGTCGAATGCTTATGTGTGTCACTTTAATGTTCAGCCTATCTATAATGAGCTTGAAGAACCCTCACCGCATAAAATGTATCGAATAGGAAGGATCACGACTATTATTTGCGTTTTGATATATGCTTCCACTGCCATTGCTGGCTATTTACTCTTTGGAAAGGATACCGAGTCAGATGTGCTCACTAACTTCGATAAGGATCTTGGGATTCGGTTTAGCACTGCTTTGAACTACATTGTCCGTATTGGTTATGTTCTTCATTTGATTCTTGTGTTTCCCGTGGTTCATTTTTCCTTAAGGCAAACTGTGGATACCTTAATTTTTGAAGGATTAAATCCACTATCTGAGAGCAGGAAGAGGTGTCTCGTCATAACCTTCGTGATCTTAGGTCTTATATATCTGGGCTCAACCACGATCCCTAACATTTGGACAGCTTTTAAGTTCACGGGAGCAACAACAGCGGTTTCCTTGGGTTTCACCTTTCCATCCCTCATCGCTTTAAGGTTAAGCAAAGTAGGGAGCGGATTGAGCCAAGCGGAGAGGTTCTTGTCTTGGTTGATGTTGACATTGGCGATCATAGTAAGCATTGCTGGAGTGATTGGAAACATCTATACATTCCAAAGCAACTGA